GATTTTTTGACGGAATTGAAAGCTAATAATTCTCGGGAATGGTTTGCTGATAACAGGGCAAAGTATGAAGCCGCATTAGTTGATGTAAGAAGTTTTTTAACGGATTTAATTGCGGCTTTAAGTGAGTTTGATCCTAAAATTAATACCACCATACAGGCTAGCAAATGTCTATTTCGGATTTACCGCGATACGCGTTTTTCAACGGATAAAACACCTTACAAAAGCTGGTTTGGTGCAGGGATATCCGTAGATGGGAGAAAGCTACAAGGAACAGAGTACTATATCCATATCGGTGCAGAAAATTCATTTATAGCATGTGGCTACTGGCGACCTGAAAAGCAACATTTAGAAGCAATTAGACAAGAAATCGATTATAATGGTGGTAAGCTAGATGATATTTTGAAAGAGGTGTTGTCCGAAAAGAAAATTGCGCTATTTAAAGAGGATCTGTTAAAACGTGCTCCTGCTGGTTATAACGAAGATAATCCTTTTATTGACCTGATCAAATTAAAGAGCTTTGTTTTGGACAGATCTTTAACTGTAAAAGAGCTATCTGCGAAAAATGCACTGGATAATATCGTGGCGTCTTATAAAAGTATGCTTCCTTTCAAGGAGTTTTTACAAGACGCCATCGATACAGAATAACTATTCGGGTAAGCTAATCTTACCCATACATACAGCGGGAGAATCTTTGATATCCGCTACATTGGATTTGTTGCCCGCTAGGGTTTCGTTTGCCAATAGCGCAAAGAGAACGGCTTCTTTTGCATCAGGATCTATACCTAATGTTGCAAAACTTTGCACCTTACACGCTGGTAAACTTGTTTTGATATAATCAAACAGCAAAGGATTATGTAGCCCTCCGCCGCTGATATAAACGGCGATATCGGTTAGACCTTCAGTCTGGCTGCGAATTCCATTAACCATCGCTTGAGCAGCGAAACGATTAAGGGTAGCCATGACATCTTTGTGAGGCAGATCCGTTGTCTTAGAGCTATGCTGTGCTCGTTGGAGATAGATCAGATTAAATAGTTCTGGGCCAGTAGTTTTTGGAAAGGGTAGTTTTAGAAACTCTTCCGCCAAAAGCTGATTCAATAAATCTTCATTTACACAGCCAGTTTTTGCCATCTGAGCATCCTTGTCCATTTCTGTATCAAAGTGCGTCTTCATGTATTGATTCATCATAGTATTTCCAGGGCCTAGGTCAGTAGCATATGCTTTTAACTTGGTTTGGTGGCTTGGGATAAATGTGAAATTAGAAATCCCTCCAATATTCAGTAAGAAACGATTTTCTGTCGGATGTGAAAAAAGTAGGTAGTCGCCATAAGCTGCTAAAGGTGCCCCCTCTCCCCCTGCAGCGATATGCTTCTGTCTAAAGTCTGATAGGGTTATGATACCTGTATGCACTGCAATATGATCCCCATCTCCGATCTGTAAGGTACTATTTGGCCAATTTTGATCTTTTGTCAACGATTTGGGAGCATGGTAAACCGTCTGTCCATGACTGGCTATACAATCAATCTCACTGTTCGCAATATTCCATTGTTTTAAGGCTGCATTGATTAAATTTGCATGGGTTATTCCAATGTAGGCATTGAGTCCGGAAAAGAGCTGCTGATCGATATGGCGTTTTGCAAAAACTTCTCGAACTCGTGTCCTAAATTCGTCGTCGTACTCCATGGTAGAAAATTTCTCCAGCTGTATTTTTGTTATTTTTCCTGCATGCGCTATGCGGCATAGTGCAATGTCTAACCCATCTAGTGAAGTGCCGGACATCAGGCCAATAATGAGTCGCGCTTTCTTTCGTGAAATTTGGTAAAGTCTTTCGATTTGAAGATTCATAGCTTAAAATTAAGCACAAAAATGTTATGATGAATATCATTTTTGACAATTGAAGATATTTTGTAACTTCACGGCATTAAAAATCAAAAAATTAAATACAATGAATTTTCCAGCAGAATTGAAATACACCAAAGATCACGAATGGATTCGTGTTGAAGGTGATGAAGCAGTTGTAGGGATTACTGATTTCGCTCAACGTGAATTGGGAGACATCGTTTTTGTTGACATTAACACTGTAGGTGATGAAATTGCCGCAAATGAAGTTTTCGGAACAATTGAAGCGGTAAAAACTGTTTCTGATTTGTTTTTGCCTGTATCAGCTACAATTTTATCTGTGAATGAGGCTATTGATGCATCTCCTGAGTTGGTCAATTCTGATCCGTATGGAGAAGGTTGGATTGTTCGTATTAAATTGAACAACGCTGCTGATGTAGACGCTTTGTTAACCGCTGAACAATACAAAGAAGAGATTAATGCGTAGTTTTAAAACTATCTATATGAAATAGGGACCAACAGGTCCCTATTTTTTTGTTCTAATTGAGGGTTTATTGACTTTTTAATGTGGTCTTTATTTTGGCTTCCGGCATGTCTACATCGCTTATCATTTCAGTTGCCTTGGTAAGACAGGTTTTTTTATCCAAAACATAAAAACCTTGGAGATTACCGACCTGGTTTGCATCAGGGCCAAACATCTTTCCTTCCACATTTACTTTGTAACCAAGCTCATTTGCCTCGATTAATGTCATTTTGCTTTCTACCATTATTCCTGAATCATCAGATTCTGTTTTTGATGTCCATGAATCTCCGATGGTAACAGGTTGTTCAGGTAATACAGTGCTGATATTTTCGAACATACTTTTGTCAAACGGCATATTGATTCCTTCAGGTAATTTGATATCCGATGACTTACCAAGTTGGTTTACATTGAAGGTTATATTATTTTCTAGCAGCTTGCCTAACGTCGCATGCATCTGTTTAGAAAAATCATTAGCTTCTGGATTTTTTGAGTCATATGCCATGTCCATTCCTGCCATATTCATTTTCATATTGATTCTTGTGTATTTTAAATCAAATGCGAATGAATCATCTTTTGTTGCTGTATTGGTTATATCAAACCCCATGTTGAGATCTGTAGTCATTTTTTGACCAGCGGCATCGATGTCCATGGTCATACTCAGATTTTGTGAAATCTTTTTTCCTGCATCGGGATTTACGCGTAGTGTATATTTCTGTTGTGCGGAAGCCGCGAGAACAAAGAAAGCAAATACCGCGATCAATGAGGTTATTCTTAATTTTTTCATATCTATAATTTTTATGTTTCTATCAGTAATAATTGGGCAATTTAAATATATAAAAAAATCCCTTCTACGTAGTAAAAGGGATTTGGGTTTTTTATAATTAACAAAAATTACTTTTTGATATAAGATACTTCTTTAACAGCTTTTACAACTTTTTCGACGCTAGGCAGAGCCGCTTCGATTAATGTTGGTGCGTAAGGAAGGGGTACATCTGCACAATTTACGCGTATTACAGGCGCATCTAGGTAGTCAAATGCATTGCGTTGAACATTGAATGCTAAATCTGTAGAAATAGATGCCAATGGCCATGCTTCTTCTACAATCACTAAGCGATTGGTTTTCTTAACAGATGCGATGATTGTTGGGTAATCAATTGGACGTACAGAACGCAAATCGATTAATTCAACGCTGATACCTTCTTTTTTCAATTCTTCCACTGCAGGAATGACAACGCGAGGAAGCATTTTACCGAAAGATACAACCGTTACATCTGTACCTTCCTGGATAATATTTGCTTTTCCGATTTCCAAGTAATATTCTTCTTCAGGAACTTGCCCTTTATCGCCGTACATTACTTCAGACTCCATAAAGATGACAGGATCTGGATCTATAATCGATGATTTTAATAAACCTTTAGCTTCATATGGGTTAGAAGGGACCACGACTTTTAAACCTGGTGTATTTGCAAACCAGTTCTCGAAGTTTTGAGAGTGTTGAGCTGCAAGTTGGCCAGCATTTCCTGTAGGACCACGAAAGACCATTGGAATAGAGAACTGTCCACCACTCATTGAGTGGATTTTTGCAGCTGCATTGATCACTTGGTCGATAGCAACAAGTGAAAAATTGAATGTCATGAATTCAACAATTGGCTTCAAACCATTCATTGCAGCACCAACAGCAATACCCGCAAAACCAAGTTCAGCAATAGGTGTATCAATGATACGTTTTGCGCCGAACTCATCAAGCATACCCTGACTCACTTTGTAAGCTCCGTTATACTCAGCAACTTCTTCTCCTAATAAAAATATTTTGTCGTCTTTACGCATTTCTTCGTTCATTGCTTCACGAAGTGCTTCTCTGAATTGTATTTCTCTCATCAGTTGTAAAATAGTGTCAATTTTTAGATTACAAATCTACTATTTAAAATTGATATTTTGAAGATTTGAACACGCTAATTGTATAGTTTTATGTCATTTTTTAAGATGTAAATGACTTTCATATTAAATTTTTAAATATAAGTTGCTCAGATATTCCAATGTTTTTATAAGTGCCTTATTACTATTCATGATAGCTAACGGAATGTTCCACGTGGCACGGTTCCTTTTTTCTACGTAATTCGAAACACCGCGAATCTCTATAACGGGAACAGTCATTTTGTCCGCAGCATAGAAAACAGCAGCTCCCTCCATACTTTCTACGAGACTATTGGGATGGAGCTTTTGAACTTTTTCGATGCTTTCTGTATGACCATGTACTTTGTTTACGGTAATGCCCTCACCCTGTTTTAGAAATGGAAGACGAAGCTCTTTGTCAGCTAATGAGCAGGAGGAAAATTTAGACTTTCCGTAGCCCAATTGATCTATTGGAATAAAGTTATGACCGTCTTCCGCCCCAAGCTCAACGAATGACTCTGAAACCACTTGGATGACTGAACCTATTTCAACATGCCGATCCAGACATCCCCCTATTCCTATATTAATAAGAAGATCATATTTTTTTTCATGAAGTGCTCTTCCTAGCGCAAAGGCTGTGGCCACCATGCCAACACCAGTGATGAGGGTATCGCATCGATCGTATGTTGACGCCACTTCCAGGAACGGCTGCAATTCAAATGAAGTAGCCGCAATAACTAATATTCTCATGACGAACTCTTTTTTGAGGGAAAAATACAAATTATCTTGCGCGCAAAAGTATTTTAAAACAAAATATAGTACTTGGTATTCTTCCAACTGACAGATCTGACTTTGATTTTATACATAGGATGATTTGGCTTTTGCTAACAATATCATTGCTGATAAGAGCGGTGAAACGGCATTCTTTTCAGCATTTAAAAGTTAGGAGTAGCCACTGCTTTATTATACATTAATAGCGATTTAATAGCTATTTAGTTTAGCTTTTAAATAGGGATAATATAGGTTATACCTAAACTAACCCTAAGCTAACCCTAAGCTAACCCTAAACTAAACCTAACTAAAAACGCGATCAAATAATAAGAAAAATTACGTAAAAGAGCCAATACTATATAAAAACTGCTATTCTCATAAAGAGTAAGCAACGTTCGGTTTCAAATTTTAGCCATGCGTTCTCTAATAGTTAAGACTTAGACTACGGAACTTTTATCGGTTTTGAATGAGGAATGGTATAAGCACTTCATTATATTACGGTATTCTGACGGCATTCCTCAAATTGAAATGTTAAAATTGCGCCTAAAGCCTTATCTTTGTATTATTATGGTATTTATAACTCGTCGTGAACGTTTCTGTG
The genomic region above belongs to Sphingobacterium zeae and contains:
- the gcvH gene encoding glycine cleavage system protein GcvH, which gives rise to MNFPAELKYTKDHEWIRVEGDEAVVGITDFAQRELGDIVFVDINTVGDEIAANEVFGTIEAVKTVSDLFLPVSATILSVNEAIDASPELVNSDPYGEGWIVRIKLNNAADVDALLTAEQYKEEINA
- a CDS encoding pyruvate dehydrogenase complex E1 component subunit beta encodes the protein MREIQFREALREAMNEEMRKDDKIFLLGEEVAEYNGAYKVSQGMLDEFGAKRIIDTPIAELGFAGIAVGAAMNGLKPIVEFMTFNFSLVAIDQVINAAAKIHSMSGGQFSIPMVFRGPTGNAGQLAAQHSQNFENWFANTPGLKVVVPSNPYEAKGLLKSSIIDPDPVIFMESEVMYGDKGQVPEEEYYLEIGKANIIQEGTDVTVVSFGKMLPRVVIPAVEELKKEGISVELIDLRSVRPIDYPTIIASVKKTNRLVIVEEAWPLASISTDLAFNVQRNAFDYLDAPVIRVNCADVPLPYAPTLIEAALPSVEKVVKAVKEVSYIKK
- a CDS encoding anhydro-N-acetylmuramic acid kinase, whose product is MNLQIERLYQISRKKARLIIGLMSGTSLDGLDIALCRIAHAGKITKIQLEKFSTMEYDDEFRTRVREVFAKRHIDQQLFSGLNAYIGITHANLINAALKQWNIANSEIDCIASHGQTVYHAPKSLTKDQNWPNSTLQIGDGDHIAVHTGIITLSDFRQKHIAAGGEGAPLAAYGDYLLFSHPTENRFLLNIGGISNFTFIPSHQTKLKAYATDLGPGNTMMNQYMKTHFDTEMDKDAQMAKTGCVNEDLLNQLLAEEFLKLPFPKTTGPELFNLIYLQRAQHSSKTTDLPHKDVMATLNRFAAQAMVNGIRSQTEGLTDIAVYISGGGLHNPLLFDYIKTSLPACKVQSFATLGIDPDAKEAVLFALLANETLAGNKSNVADIKDSPAVCMGKISLPE
- a CDS encoding DUF6263 family protein — protein: MKKLRITSLIAVFAFFVLAASAQQKYTLRVNPDAGKKISQNLSMTMDIDAAGQKMTTDLNMGFDITNTATKDDSFAFDLKYTRINMKMNMAGMDMAYDSKNPEANDFSKQMHATLGKLLENNITFNVNQLGKSSDIKLPEGINMPFDKSMFENISTVLPEQPVTIGDSWTSKTESDDSGIMVESKMTLIEANELGYKVNVEGKMFGPDANQVGNLQGFYVLDKKTCLTKATEMISDVDMPEAKIKTTLKSQ
- the mqnB gene encoding futalosine hydrolase — protein: MRILVIAATSFELQPFLEVASTYDRCDTLITGVGMVATAFALGRALHEKKYDLLINIGIGGCLDRHVEIGSVIQVVSESFVELGAEDGHNFIPIDQLGYGKSKFSSCSLADKELRLPFLKQGEGITVNKVHGHTESIEKVQKLHPNSLVESMEGAAVFYAADKMTVPVIEIRGVSNYVEKRNRATWNIPLAIMNSNKALIKTLEYLSNLYLKI
- a CDS encoding DUF2461 domain-containing protein; this translates as MSHIQKSTFDFLTELKANNSREWFADNRAKYEAALVDVRSFLTDLIAALSEFDPKINTTIQASKCLFRIYRDTRFSTDKTPYKSWFGAGISVDGRKLQGTEYYIHIGAENSFIACGYWRPEKQHLEAIRQEIDYNGGKLDDILKEVLSEKKIALFKEDLLKRAPAGYNEDNPFIDLIKLKSFVLDRSLTVKELSAKNALDNIVASYKSMLPFKEFLQDAIDTE